A portion of the Lolium rigidum isolate FL_2022 chromosome 1, APGP_CSIRO_Lrig_0.1, whole genome shotgun sequence genome contains these proteins:
- the LOC124687964 gene encoding protein FAR1-RELATED SEQUENCE 5-like: protein MEVGEQAMMESHGVELEDDSINFWASLGVSTHVHGVDQMALHNVHILDHQGQSPAAAAVVSHPQSVCKELFPGEADPCLEPRVGMEFESGEAAKTFYIAYAGRVGFSVRIARSRKSKGSESIIMLRFVCSKEGFSKEKRVVEGKKTRKRPASIREGCNAMLEVLRRGDNKWVATKLVKEHNHEVGMPSTVHYIATESDTLVDPYIDMEFESLESAKTFYYSYAIRVGFEVRVRQSRKSQDESLKMLKLVCSRHRYHSGREIGGDDNKRVQSSDPCRDGCDAQFEIIRKDKAVWIVSKLILEHTHELSPAPASRVCCVRSQGETLVIAKNFADTRNLLLNGQYSQHHREIRYNDLGPEDAQSLLEYLKKAQAEDPAFFYAVQLDKHEHMVNIFWADASVRMAYYHFGDAVRFETASRSNKEHIPIVIFSGVNHHVQPVIFGCALLVDESEESFVWLFEKWLEAMHGRPPVSLVTELNQEMAAAAVKNRRII, encoded by the exons ATGGAGGTCGGGGAGCAGGCGATGATGGAGTCCCATGGGGTGGAACTCGAGGACGACAGCATCAATTTCTGGGCCTCCCTCGGTGTGAGCACCCATGTCCATGGCGTCGACCAGATGGCGCTCCACAATGTCCACATTCTCGACCACCAAGGacagtcgccggcggcggcggcggtggtctcACACCCGCAATCTGTCTGCAAGGAGCTGTTCCCTGGCGAAGCCGACCCCTGCCTGGAGCCCCGGGTGGGGATGGAATTCGAGTCGGGTGAGGCTGCCAAGACCTTCTACATTGCTTACGCCGGCCGTGTTGGGTTCTCTGTCCGCATTGCTAGGTCCCGCAAGTCCAAGGGCAGCGAGTCCATCATCATGCTAAGGTTTGTTTGCTCAAAGGAAGGGTTCAGCAAGGAGAAGCGTGTTGTTGAGGGGAAGAAGACAAGGAAAAGGCCAGCCTCCATCAGGGAGGGCTGCAACGCCATGCTTGAGGTGCTCCGCAGAGGTGACAACAAGTGGGTTGCTACCAAGCTTGTCAAGGAGCATAACCATGAGGTTGGGATGCCCAGCACAGTGCACTATATAGCCACTGAGAGCGATACTTTGGTTGACCCATACATTGACATGGAGTTCGAATCCCTTGAGTCTGCCAAGACATTCTACTACTCGTATGCTATCCGTGTGGGATTTGAAGTTCGTGTTCGCCAGTCTCGAAAGTCGCAAGATGAGTCACTCAAAATGCTGAAGCTTGTGTGTTCAAGGCACCGCTACCATTCAGGACGGGAAATTGGGGGAGACGATAACAAGAGAGTGCAATCCTCGGATCCCTGCAGAGACGGTTGTGATGCACAGTTTGAGATAATTCGGAAGGATAAAGCTGTCTGGATTGTCTCCAAACTCATCCTAGAGCATACTCATGAGCTGAGCCCTGCACCGGCGAGCAGAGTTTGCTGTGTCCGCTCACAAGGCGAGACACTTGTCATTGCAAAGAACTTTGCTGACACACGAAATCTTCTATTAAATGGCCAATATTCTCAGCATCATAGAGAGATCCGCTATAATGATTTGGGGCCAGAGGATGCTCAAAGCTTACTTGAATATCTTAAAAAGGCCCAGGCCGAGGACCCTGCATTTTTCTATGCTGTGCAGCTTGACAAGCACGAGCACATGGTCAATATCTTCTGGGCTGATGCGAGCGTTAGGATGGCTTATTACCACTTTGGTGATGCTGTTAGGTTTGAGACAGCATCCAGGAGTAACAAAGAGCATATACCTATTGTCATATTTTCAGGTGTCAATCATCATGTCCAGCCTGTTATTTTTGGCTGTGCACTACTTGTTGATGAATCTGAAGAGTCATTTGTATGGTTATTTGAAAAATGGCTTGAAGCAATGCATGGGAGGCCTCCTGTTTCTTTGGTAACAGAACTGAACCAAGAGATGGCAGCTGCAGCTGTCAAG AATAGAAGAATCATTTGA